The Cryomorphaceae bacterium 1068 region GCCTGCGGAGCTGAAGACGTAGATGGATTTAAAAATGAGCTCGCGAAGCCCAAATCACCAACTTTCATTCGAATTGTCACTATAAGAAAATCACCTAGTAGCTAAAGGCTAGTGCCTCCCCACGCACCATCTCGATTACCTCCCGAAGGTCGGTGAGAGCGCTCGTGCCTCACTAAGTTCAACCTCCTTCGTTGGCCACTCGATGTGACAACGCTGCTCACTTTTCGTTTTTCACTCTTCACTTCTCACTCAAAACTGCCCACTTCCCAAGTCAAACTTCAACAATAATCACCCTTAAAACCGCGATTCGCTGGTAGCTGAAAGCCGACAGCCCACAGCTAAAACACTTTTCGCTCATCTCTACCGACTACGCCCTACGATCTACGCACTACGCACTACGAGCTACGCACTGCGCCCTACGAGCTACGAAATACTACCACCGACTATCTACCATCGACCACCACCTCCACCTTCTCGATACATTTTACCCCTTCGTCGCAAAACACTCGAAGTGACAACGCTTTTCATTCTTAACAGCCCACTGCCCACTGCCCACTGCCCACTGACTACTGACCACCAACCACCGACCACCGACTACCGACAACGCCCTACGCACTACGAGCTACGAAATACTACCACCGACTATCTACCATCGACTACCACCTCCACCTTCTCGATACATTTTGCCCCTTCGTCGCAAAACACTCGAAGTGACAACGCTTTTCATTCTTAACAGCCCACTGCCCACTGCCCACTGACTACTGCCCACCAACCGCCGTCCACCGACTACCGACAACCCCCTACGAATCTCACACTACGATCTACGCACTACGCACTACGAATTACGCACCACCGACCAAGAACCTCTCTACCTAATTTTCCTTACCTTTAGAAACCAATCACTTAACAACCAACCCATGAAATGCTTACCTGCTATTTCCCTGCTATTCCTACTTTTCAATTTTTCCTTATTCGCCCAAGAGCTTACTCCCTGCGAAGAGCCGTATCCACAAGTTACCAATCTCTCAGTGGCTTTCGGAGAAGGAGCATTGGTCCTCAATTGGGCACCAATTATTGGTTCGCAAGCATGCCGAATCCAAATTAGACCCTTTGGCTCATCTGAATCACAGTATACCTTAATAGAGGGAGCTGATTTAGGCACGTATTCCATCTCAGGCGACGTCCTGCTCTTTCAAACTCAATATGAAGCCCGTGTGTCCTGCGGTTGTCCGGGAGATCCTCCTGTTTTTGGTCCTTACTCAAGCACCGTGGCATTCTGGACGAGCACAGTCGGTCAAATCGTGCCTTGTGCTGATCCTTATCCGGTGGTATCCGGTTTGATCGCTTCTCCTACCGAAGAGGCAGACGGCATTCACCTGATGTGGAATCCCATCTCCAAATCAAAAGGGTGCCGAATCGAATTTCAACCGGTCGACGGTCCATTGGAAGCAATGCAAGTATTGGGTACGGAACTCTCTGAGTATGTGATACCCGGATCTCAATTGCTGGCAGACTTTGATTACAACTGGCGGATACGCTGTGGATGTAGTTTCGATCCCTTGGTGCAGGGGCCGTGGTCATTACCTGCTTTTTTCAATACCGGAGAGGTAGGCGACTTAGCGGGTTTCATGCCAAAACCGAAGTTTAAAGCCACCCCTCAGGCACCTCTTACGGGTGCTGAGGTTCAGTTTAAGGACGTGTCCCCGTTTGAACCTACATCCTGGTTGTGGGATTTTGGCGACGGCACCACATCTACGGAAGCGGACCCTGCGCATACATACGCCTCTCCCGGAGCCTACAATGTATCGCTTACCGTAGCGAATGAGTTTGGCGAGAACACCAGCTCGATTGAAGAATTTATTCAAGTATTCGACCCTGTTTGTCCTCAGTCGGTCACCGATCTTGATGGAAATCAATACACGGTAGTGCAAATAGGAAACGCCTGCTGGACTGGTGAAAACCTCAAGGTAACGCAGTTTAACAATGGCGATGAAATTCCGAATCTCGAACCGGCAAGTGAGTGGCTCTCGACCACCGAAGTGGCTTATTGCAACTTCAACAATGACCAGGCCCTTGGAGATTCCACCGGAAGACACTACAATGGCTATGTGGTCTTGGATGAGCGAAATGTATGCCCCGCAGGTTGGCATGTTTCAGCTGAATCCGACTGGCTTACAATGGAAGAGGTCATGGGTATGCCCACTCAGGAATTGACCACCGACGGTCCTGAACGCGGAAGAGGCCGAAACATAGGAGGTCAATTAAAGGCCGATCAATTCTGGTCCCCATTCAATATAGGAGGAGCTGACACCTATGGATTCGGAGCTTTGCCTCTCGGCTACCGCTTTTTCGTATTTATCGATTTTGTGGGATTACAAACTACTGCGCGCTTTCATGTCCCCAATGACCTCGGTTCGGATCCCGAGCTTCACTACCGCGGTTTCTCATACTTATCTATGGGTATCTCCAAGATCTCGGCACAATTGGGAGAAGGCATGAGCATCCGTTGTGTTCAGGACTAGGGTTTTCATCCCACATCCGCTTTATTAATTTTCAGGCGTTCCCGCTTTCGCGGAAAGGGGTGCCTGATACCCACGTCCTACACGTCCTTTCCCCCATTCGTGTTCATTCGTGTCTATCCGTGGATAAACTTTAACGAGCTCTAGCGAGTCTAGCCAGGCTCAGTGTATCCCTCCCAGCTAAGGACTAAGTCGGATGCAGGAAAGGTTACTACCGAACATACTGCCAATACAAAACACAAAATACGCCCTGCTCACTGCTAACTACCGGCTACCGACTACCGTCCATCCATAACTGCCCACTTCCCAAATCAAACCTCAACTCTAATCACCTTTAAAACCGTGATTCGCAGATAGCCGGAAGCCGACCGCGGGAAGCCAAAACACTTTTCGCTTTTCTCTACCGACTACCGACTACCGACTACCGACTACCGACCATCGACCATCGACAACTCCCCAACTCCATTCCTCCCAGCCACTTACCAAACCTCCACTAAAAACACTTCCAAACATTCGAAACCCCACTGTTTTCTCCGCGTATAATCTCCTTCGCGCAAAACGTTGCGCCTCTATTGCCTTCCTTTTTGAGTTAGAACTAAAAACCCATTTTATGGTAAGAAATCTACAGTTCATTCTAACTCCCCTTATCCTAAGTACAACCTTTTCCCTTTCGGCCCAAAACAGCGGCTGCGAAGGTTTCAGAACCCAAACCCAAGGTGGTTGGGGATCATCGGCCAATGGGAATAATCCCGGGGCTTATCGTGACGCTCACTTTGACGATGCATTTCCCGATGGAATCACCCTTGGTTGCGATTATGTCGCGGAGTTTGAAACCTCTGCCAATGTGGAGGCTTTTTTGCCTTCCGGCGGAACGGCAAGATCACTCGAGTCTGATCTTTTAAATCCCACCGACTACGGAAACGTTCTCGCGGGACAACTGCTCGCACTTACCCTCAGCGTGGGATTTGATGCTAATGACGCCGACTTCTCTACCTCGAGCATACTCTTGGGCGACCTGATTGTAAACTCAGGTACCTTCGAAGGGTACAGCGTTTCGGAAATCCTCGAATTCGGAAATCAAATCCTCGGTGGATGTGAAACGGATTTTTCCGCTTCCCAGATCAATTCGGTCCTCAGCTCTATCAACGAAAACTACGTGGACGGATCGTCCAACAGTGGTGTTCTCGATTGTCCCGAGGAAGAACTTTCCTGTGCCCTCGACCTTTCGGGGATGTCTACTGAGTGTACGCAAAACAATACGTACTTTCTGACGGTCAATATCACGGGCGCCAATGGCTCCTTTCAGGTGGTATCGAATGATGCACTTTCCATCGAGCCCGCTTTTCTCTGCTTTTCCGAGATAAGCGATAACCCGTCGGAGAATGTGATCAACGTTTCGTTGGAATTTCCGCTGGGCGCTGATTACAACTTTAGTGTGGTTTCTGCCGAGAACCCCGATTGCGATGCGTCGGCCAATGTGGATTGTCAACTCGACAATATCTCAGGGGTTGCCCCGGAATGCTGCACCCTTACCATCGAGTGCGACGACGCTGATCAGATCATTTATTCGTGCATTAGCGATATTCCCGATGCTGATACCAATATTCCCTACACTTCAGAGGGGTGCGGAGAAGTGAGTATTCAGGTATCGGAAACCACCCAAGGTAACGGGTGCCAGAGCAACCCTTTGGTGCTGACCCGTACCTATACCGTTACCAATGGGACGGACATGCAATCGTGTACACAAACCTTTATGGTGATTGACGATGAGGTGCCGGTAATCACTTGTCCTCCCGATCAAAATGCTACTTGCAGTGCATTTATCGAGCCTGACCAGTATGCCACGGCTACGGACAATTGCGACGATGAGGTAACCATTACCTACCAAAACGGACCGAGCTCCGGATGTGGCTTGTTCATTCGAACCTGGATAGCCACCGACGATTGTGGAAACAGCGCTTACTGCTACCAAAATGTATACGTGGATGACACGACCGGGCCCCAAATTGCGGGGTTGACGGATGTGATTGTCGATTGCGGTACCAATTTGGATCCGTTTTTTGTAGGAGGTCCTTTTATCTCCGACGCCTGTTCTGAATTTGAATTTTTCTACACGGACAGTGAGCCCGTAGTGGAGGAGTGCAGCACGACCATAACCCGCATATGGACGGCTACCGATGCTTGTGGAAACACATCGACGGCCGAACAGCAGATTACCGAAACCGACTTGAGTGCCCCCGTCCTTTACGGTGTGCCCGGCAATCAATTTTTTCAGTGTGAGGAAATCCCTGAGGTTCCCGAAGTCTATGCCGTAGACTTCTGTAGCGGCGATACCGTGGATGTCGAAATGGAGGAAACCATTGCCGACGAGGGATGCCGCAAAACCATACAGCGAACATTTACGGCCACCGACAATTGTGACAATAGCAATAGCATCAGCTACACCATCACCATTGAAGATACGCAGGGACCACAATTGACTTGTCCCGAAGATGTGCTCTTAACTTGTGGCGACGGGAACATTGATCCTGCGGAAACGGGACAGGCTGAGGCCCTGGACGCCTGCAGCGAAAACTTTGTGACCATTACTTTTGACGACAGTGAATACCAAGCCAATACTTGTCCGCCGAGAATTATACGGACATGGACTGCAGTAGACACTTGTGGAAATGCGAGCAACTGCGTGCAACTCATTCTTTTCGACGATCAGGAAGCACCTTCCATCGATTGCTTGGATGATATAACCATCAATTGTTCGGAAGCGACCACCGATCCTGAGTTTACGGGAACTCCTGCAGCTGAAGATGCCTGCAGTGAAGTGACGGTGACCTATGCCGACGGTCCTTTTGACGGGAGTTGTCCTGCCTCGTTCGTTAGAACATGGGAGGCTTCCGATGCCTGTGGAAATGCATCGTATTGCTACCAAGTGATCACGGTGATCAGTGAAGAGGCACCCACATTGGTATGCCCACCTGAGGCTACGGTTTCTTGCGGAGCCAGCTTTGAGCCTTATAATACGGGGATGGCTACCGTGACGGATCAGTGCCTCGATGTAACACTGACCTATACGGATACGGACTTAATCGGCGATTGCGAAAAGCAATTTACCCGTACCTGGATAGCTACTGACGTTTGTGGAAATACTTCTTCTTGCGATCAATTGATCATTGTGGTCGATCAGATGAATCCTTTTATCACCTGTCCGCCGACGGCCACCGTTGAGTGCGGTGGCAATACCGATCCATCGGTGTTGGGCGAAGCTACGGCAGTGGACTACTGCTCGGCGGTGGAGGTGACCTATGCGGATGAAGAAAACTTTGACTCATGTACACCATCAATTCTGAGAACCTGGACGGCTGTTGATGTCTGTGGAAATACGCATAGCTGCGTGCAGGTGATTGAAATCATCGGTGGGGGAGTTGTTGATATAACCTGTCCCGATGACGTGACCATTGCCTGTGATGCCGATACTGATCCAGTAAGTACGGGAACGGCTACGGTGATTGCCAATTGTGCGGATGTGGCTTTGACATACGTCGATAGCATTCTACCTGCCGATGAAACATCGGGCGGTGACTGCGGACAGTTACGCACCCAGACTCAAGGTGGATGGGGATCGCGTGCCAATGGAAATAATCCCGGTACCTATAGAGATGCAAATTTTGAAGCTGCATTTCCGGAAGGATTGGTCATAGGATGTGAGTATACTCTCACACTTACAAGTTCTGCCGCAGTGGAGGCTTTTCTTCCCAACGGCGGTCCGGTAACGGTATTGACGGAAGATCTGGTTGATCCAACTGACTTCCGCACTGTGCTCGCCGGTCAATTGGTAGCAGCTACTCTTAGCGTGGGATTTGACGCCAACGATGAGGACTTTTCTGAATCGGTAGCGAATCTGGGCGATTATACCCTTTCTTCGGGACCGATGGTTGGTTTGTCCGTTTCTGAGGTCATCGCCGAAGCCAATGCTTTTATCGGAGGATGCGAAAGCGCCTACTCGGGATCGGAACTGAATACGACTCTCACAGCCATCAATGAAAGTTATGTGGATGGAAACGGAAGCAGCGGAACATTGAATTGCCCCGAGACCACAGGAACTGGCGATTGCCTCGTGATCTTCCGAACATGGACAGCCACCGATCTTTGCGGAAATGCCGTGTCGTGTACACAGGTCATAACGCAGAGCAGCGAGCTCGACGAACTCTTGACAAGTGATGCTCAAATGATGGCCTATCCGTCGCCTGCTACTTCTACGGTCAATTTCACCATGGAACGCAGCGTGTACAATTCAGGAACGTTGACCATTGCCAATCTTTCGGGAATAGTCGTTCACACGGAGACTGTACCATCCGGAGTTCAACGCATTGAGTTGGATTTGTCGGGCTTTGTTGAGGGGGTTTATGTGGTAAACTTCCGTTCGAAGAGCGGTGCATACACCACCAAATTTGTGAAAATGTAAAAAGCCCATAAGTGCACATGAATAAGCAAGCTTCAAGTCGGAATACCCGATTTGAAGCTTTTTTTGTTTGGTGACTAAGCACGCTCTTGGATTCAACTTTTGAATGAAGTACAGATCACCCATTAACCCATGCCATCAATAGGCAGGTACACTTCTACTCCGCTGGCGGAGGTGGATTTTCAGAAAAGCACTCAATCTGACGGCGGTCTCTGTCTCCCTTTGGAGGCGATGTGCTGAGCATGTCTAAGTAGAGTGGCAATTTCCGTGTAAACGTCAATTGA contains the following coding sequences:
- a CDS encoding FISUMP domain-containing protein, encoding MKCLPAISLLFLLFNFSLFAQELTPCEEPYPQVTNLSVAFGEGALVLNWAPIIGSQACRIQIRPFGSSESQYTLIEGADLGTYSISGDVLLFQTQYEARVSCGCPGDPPVFGPYSSTVAFWTSTVGQIVPCADPYPVVSGLIASPTEEADGIHLMWNPISKSKGCRIEFQPVDGPLEAMQVLGTELSEYVIPGSQLLADFDYNWRIRCGCSFDPLVQGPWSLPAFFNTGEVGDLAGFMPKPKFKATPQAPLTGAEVQFKDVSPFEPTSWLWDFGDGTTSTEADPAHTYASPGAYNVSLTVANEFGENTSSIEEFIQVFDPVCPQSVTDLDGNQYTVVQIGNACWTGENLKVTQFNNGDEIPNLEPASEWLSTTEVAYCNFNNDQALGDSTGRHYNGYVVLDERNVCPAGWHVSAESDWLTMEEVMGMPTQELTTDGPERGRGRNIGGQLKADQFWSPFNIGGADTYGFGALPLGYRFFVFIDFVGLQTTARFHVPNDLGSDPELHYRGFSYLSMGISKISAQLGEGMSIRCVQD
- a CDS encoding T9SS type A sorting domain-containing protein, with product MVRNLQFILTPLILSTTFSLSAQNSGCEGFRTQTQGGWGSSANGNNPGAYRDAHFDDAFPDGITLGCDYVAEFETSANVEAFLPSGGTARSLESDLLNPTDYGNVLAGQLLALTLSVGFDANDADFSTSSILLGDLIVNSGTFEGYSVSEILEFGNQILGGCETDFSASQINSVLSSINENYVDGSSNSGVLDCPEEELSCALDLSGMSTECTQNNTYFLTVNITGANGSFQVVSNDALSIEPAFLCFSEISDNPSENVINVSLEFPLGADYNFSVVSAENPDCDASANVDCQLDNISGVAPECCTLTIECDDADQIIYSCISDIPDADTNIPYTSEGCGEVSIQVSETTQGNGCQSNPLVLTRTYTVTNGTDMQSCTQTFMVIDDEVPVITCPPDQNATCSAFIEPDQYATATDNCDDEVTITYQNGPSSGCGLFIRTWIATDDCGNSAYCYQNVYVDDTTGPQIAGLTDVIVDCGTNLDPFFVGGPFISDACSEFEFFYTDSEPVVEECSTTITRIWTATDACGNTSTAEQQITETDLSAPVLYGVPGNQFFQCEEIPEVPEVYAVDFCSGDTVDVEMEETIADEGCRKTIQRTFTATDNCDNSNSISYTITIEDTQGPQLTCPEDVLLTCGDGNIDPAETGQAEALDACSENFVTITFDDSEYQANTCPPRIIRTWTAVDTCGNASNCVQLILFDDQEAPSIDCLDDITINCSEATTDPEFTGTPAAEDACSEVTVTYADGPFDGSCPASFVRTWEASDACGNASYCYQVITVISEEAPTLVCPPEATVSCGASFEPYNTGMATVTDQCLDVTLTYTDTDLIGDCEKQFTRTWIATDVCGNTSSCDQLIIVVDQMNPFITCPPTATVECGGNTDPSVLGEATAVDYCSAVEVTYADEENFDSCTPSILRTWTAVDVCGNTHSCVQVIEIIGGGVVDITCPDDVTIACDADTDPVSTGTATVIANCADVALTYVDSILPADETSGGDCGQLRTQTQGGWGSRANGNNPGTYRDANFEAAFPEGLVIGCEYTLTLTSSAAVEAFLPNGGPVTVLTEDLVDPTDFRTVLAGQLVAATLSVGFDANDEDFSESVANLGDYTLSSGPMVGLSVSEVIAEANAFIGGCESAYSGSELNTTLTAINESYVDGNGSSGTLNCPETTGTGDCLVIFRTWTATDLCGNAVSCTQVITQSSELDELLTSDAQMMAYPSPATSTVNFTMERSVYNSGTLTIANLSGIVVHTETVPSGVQRIELDLSGFVEGVYVVNFRSKSGAYTTKFVKM